A window of Lysobacter terrestris contains these coding sequences:
- a CDS encoding DUF6116 family protein: MANPLLLPIIGWARNLRHPTLFKIVAALFLIDLAIPLDDLFPPYFLDELMLGLGTLALASWKKRKEPRDASSERSVIEGESRR, encoded by the coding sequence ATGGCCAATCCCCTGCTGCTGCCGATCATCGGCTGGGCCCGGAACCTGCGCCATCCCACGCTGTTCAAGATCGTGGCTGCGCTGTTCCTGATCGACCTGGCGATTCCGCTGGATGACCTGTTCCCTCCCTACTTCCTGGACGAGCTCATGCTCGGCCTGGGAACCCTTGCCCTTGCCAGCTGGAAGAAGCGCAAGGAACCACGGGACGCATCCAGTGAGCGATCGGTGATCGAAGGCGAATCGCGACGCTGA
- a CDS encoding GNAT family N-acetyltransferase, translating to MAAPDVQLETPRLILRVPRIGDFERYAEMLADESSLHIGGPLLRHEAWRRFLQMPGAWMLQGFAMFSVVEKASGRWMGQAGPWQPDGWPGTEVGYSFHPDARGKGYATEACAAAMDWAFDVLGWSEVIHSIAPANTASQAVARRLGSRNRGPGALPPPLDNHPIDIWGQTREEWLARRQEAVA from the coding sequence TTGGCTGCTCCCGATGTCCAGCTCGAAACGCCGCGACTGATCCTGCGTGTCCCGCGCATCGGGGATTTCGAGCGTTATGCGGAAATGCTCGCGGACGAAAGCTCGCTCCACATCGGCGGCCCGCTGCTGCGCCATGAAGCGTGGCGGCGTTTCCTGCAGATGCCGGGCGCGTGGATGCTGCAGGGCTTCGCGATGTTCTCGGTGGTCGAGAAGGCGAGCGGCCGCTGGATGGGGCAGGCGGGGCCGTGGCAGCCGGATGGCTGGCCCGGCACGGAAGTCGGTTATTCGTTCCACCCGGATGCGCGCGGCAAGGGCTACGCCACCGAGGCCTGCGCCGCGGCGATGGACTGGGCCTTCGACGTGCTGGGCTGGAGCGAGGTGATCCACTCCATCGCCCCCGCGAACACCGCGTCGCAGGCCGTGGCCCGACGCCTGGGTTCGCGCAATCGCGGACCGGGCGCGTTGCCGCCGCCGCTGGACAACCATCCGATCGATATCTGGGGCCAGACGCGCGAGGAATGGCTGGCGCGCCGCCAGGAGGCCGTCGCGTGA
- a CDS encoding thiamine pyrophosphate-dependent enzyme: MFATIPNPIPARMKGLNRAEICDVNFVEFVKAWDGRSDAKPAAHEAILEGSALDAQGFRELFESQLVSRHLDLMARVLRVQNKVFYTIGSSGHEGNAMVARLTRHTDPAFLHYRSGGFMAERFRKLPGMDPVMDSALSFAASKDDPASGGRHKVWGSKPLWVLPQTSTIASHLPKALGTAVAIETGKRLGHQLPIPDDSIAICSFGDASSNHATAQTAFNAAAWTTYQKLPAPVLFVCEDNGIGISVKTPSGWIANRFQRMDGLDYFFADGLDLASGYGDVQKAVEHCRRTRRPTFLHLKTNRIMGHAGTDFEIEWRSVEELCAVEAADPLLRSAAIALESGLMSKDEVIDLYEATRRKCFAAAEEADRRPKLDKLEDVIAPLAPYTPAAVKKEAERADYAQRRLEVFGSEAKLPENQAPRHLAIQINNALHDIFAKYPDTLLFGEDVAQKGGVYTVTKGLQKAFGPRRVFNTLLDETMILGMAQGFANVGMLPIPEIQYLAYFHNACDQIRGEAASLQFFSNNQYANPMVVRIAGLGYQRGFGGHFHNDNSITALRDIPGLVVGCPSRGDDAATMLRTLTALSKVDGRVSVFLEPIALYMTKDLYEPGDGQWLTTYPKPDEAMTLGEGRVYGEGNDDLVIFTYGNGVPMSLRAARAIEANHGWKTRVVDLRWLVPLNERYIVEQAKSAKRIIIVDEGRHSAGVGEGVITAIAEGGYGGRPFQRVVGVDTYTPLAGAAFLVIPGEEDIVAAAGRLA, encoded by the coding sequence ATGTTCGCCACCATTCCCAACCCCATTCCCGCCCGCATGAAAGGCCTCAACCGGGCCGAGATCTGCGACGTCAACTTCGTCGAGTTCGTGAAGGCCTGGGACGGCCGCAGCGATGCGAAGCCCGCCGCGCACGAGGCCATCCTCGAAGGCAGCGCGCTCGACGCGCAGGGCTTCCGCGAACTGTTCGAGTCGCAGCTGGTCAGCCGCCACCTCGACCTGATGGCGCGCGTGCTGCGTGTGCAGAACAAGGTCTTCTACACCATCGGTTCCAGCGGTCACGAGGGCAACGCGATGGTGGCGCGCCTGACGCGCCACACCGATCCGGCGTTCCTGCATTACCGTTCCGGTGGCTTCATGGCCGAGCGCTTCCGCAAGCTGCCGGGCATGGATCCGGTGATGGATTCGGCGCTGTCGTTCGCCGCGAGCAAGGACGACCCGGCCTCCGGCGGCCGCCACAAGGTGTGGGGCAGCAAGCCGTTGTGGGTGCTGCCGCAGACCTCGACGATTGCCTCGCACCTGCCGAAGGCCCTGGGTACGGCGGTTGCCATCGAGACCGGCAAGCGCCTGGGTCATCAATTGCCGATCCCCGACGACAGCATCGCGATCTGCTCGTTCGGCGATGCCTCGTCCAACCACGCCACCGCGCAGACCGCGTTCAATGCCGCCGCGTGGACCACGTACCAGAAATTGCCGGCGCCGGTGCTGTTCGTGTGCGAGGACAACGGCATCGGCATCTCGGTGAAGACGCCGTCCGGCTGGATCGCCAACCGCTTCCAGCGCATGGACGGGCTCGACTATTTCTTCGCCGATGGCCTCGACCTGGCCTCGGGCTACGGTGACGTGCAGAAGGCGGTCGAACACTGCCGCCGCACGCGCCGGCCGACGTTCCTGCACCTCAAGACCAACCGCATCATGGGCCACGCCGGCACCGACTTCGAGATCGAGTGGCGTTCGGTCGAGGAGCTGTGCGCGGTCGAAGCCGCCGATCCGCTGCTGCGCTCCGCGGCGATCGCGCTGGAATCGGGCCTGATGTCGAAGGACGAAGTGATCGACCTGTACGAAGCCACGCGCAGGAAGTGTTTCGCCGCCGCGGAGGAAGCCGATCGCCGTCCCAAGCTCGACAAGCTGGAAGACGTGATCGCGCCGCTGGCGCCGTACACGCCGGCGGCGGTGAAAAAGGAAGCCGAACGCGCCGACTACGCGCAGCGCCGCCTCGAGGTCTTCGGCAGCGAGGCCAAGCTGCCTGAGAACCAGGCGCCGCGCCACCTGGCCATCCAGATCAACAACGCGCTGCACGACATCTTCGCCAAGTATCCGGACACGTTGTTGTTCGGCGAGGACGTGGCGCAGAAGGGCGGTGTGTACACCGTCACCAAGGGCCTGCAGAAGGCATTCGGCCCGCGCCGTGTGTTCAACACGCTGCTCGACGAGACGATGATCCTCGGCATGGCGCAGGGCTTCGCCAACGTCGGCATGCTGCCGATCCCCGAGATCCAGTACCTCGCGTATTTCCACAACGCCTGCGACCAGATCCGCGGCGAAGCGGCGTCGCTGCAGTTCTTCAGCAACAACCAGTACGCCAACCCGATGGTCGTGCGCATTGCCGGCCTCGGCTACCAGCGCGGCTTCGGCGGCCACTTCCACAACGACAACTCGATCACCGCGCTGCGCGACATCCCGGGTCTCGTGGTGGGTTGCCCGTCGCGTGGCGACGATGCGGCGACGATGCTGCGCACGTTGACGGCGCTGTCGAAGGTCGATGGACGCGTGAGCGTGTTCCTCGAGCCGATCGCGCTGTACATGACCAAGGACCTGTACGAACCCGGCGACGGCCAGTGGCTCACGACGTATCCGAAGCCGGATGAAGCCATGACGCTCGGCGAAGGCCGCGTCTACGGCGAGGGCAACGATGACCTCGTGATCTTCACCTACGGCAACGGCGTGCCGATGAGCCTGCGCGCGGCGCGTGCGATCGAGGCCAACCACGGCTGGAAGACGCGCGTCGTCGACCTGCGCTGGCTGGTGCCGCTCAACGAGCGCTACATCGTCGAACAGGCCAAGTCGGCCAAGCGGATCATCATCGTCGACGAGGGCCGCCACAGCGCCGGCGTGGGCGAGGGCGTCATTACCGCGATTGCTGAAGGTGGTTACGGCGGACGGCCGTTCCAGCGCGTCGTCGGCGTCGATACCTACACGCCGCTCGCGGGCGCCGCTTTCCTGGTGATCCCGGGCGAAGAAGACATCGTCGCGGCGGCCGGTCGCCTGGCCTGA
- a CDS encoding glycine zipper 2TM domain-containing protein: MNLRNPLLTCVAAASIALAGCASSPGYRDSGYSGSGYGSGYGQSSCYDCGTVTRIEQVGQPTSGVTGAVLGGIVGAAAGREIADDKSTGRRNTATAAGAVAGAVAGSAIERNVRGARYNVYVRMDDGRTLTVTQTDLNGVREGSYVRIYNGRATLR, encoded by the coding sequence ATGAACCTCCGCAATCCCCTTCTGACCTGCGTCGCGGCGGCCTCGATCGCACTCGCCGGCTGCGCCTCGTCGCCGGGTTACCGCGACAGCGGCTACTCCGGCAGCGGCTACGGCAGTGGCTATGGCCAGTCCAGCTGCTACGACTGCGGCACCGTCACCCGCATCGAACAGGTCGGCCAGCCGACCAGCGGCGTGACCGGCGCCGTGCTCGGCGGCATCGTCGGTGCGGCCGCGGGCCGCGAGATCGCCGACGACAAGAGCACGGGCCGCCGCAACACCGCCACCGCAGCCGGCGCGGTTGCCGGCGCCGTTGCCGGCAGCGCGATCGAGCGCAACGTGCGCGGCGCGCGCTACAACGTCTACGTGCGCATGGACGACGGTCGTACGTTGACCGTCACCCAGACCGACCTCAATGGCGTCCGCGAAGGCTCGTACGTGCGCATCTACAACGGACGCGCGACGCTGCGCTGA
- a CDS encoding acyl-CoA dehydrogenase family protein, producing MAALNPYDLYDVRSLLSEEERAVQDTVARFTNERVLPIIGDAFDQGRFPKELVPEIAELGLLGSSLPEKYGCAGLNAVSYGLICQELERGDSGIRSFVSVQSSLCMYPIYAYGSEEQRERWLPGMARGEIIGCFGLTEPHGGSDPANMKTHARKDGGDWILNGSKMWITNGNLADIAIVWAQTDEGIQGFVVEKGMPGFAAQEIKHKMSLRASVTSALYFDNVRVPDANRLPNVKGLKGPLGCLTQARYGITWGPIGAAIACLDEALNYTKERILFDRPVAATQSAQIKMAEMARRITLAQLLVLQLGRLKDAGNMQPSQVSLAKWNNCRIAIDIARECRDLLGGAGITTEHAAIRHALNLESVITYEGTETVHQLVIGRELTGINAF from the coding sequence ATGGCAGCCCTGAACCCCTACGACCTGTACGACGTCCGTTCCCTCCTGAGCGAAGAAGAGCGGGCCGTCCAGGACACCGTCGCGCGCTTCACCAACGAGCGCGTGCTGCCGATCATCGGCGACGCCTTCGACCAGGGCCGCTTCCCGAAGGAACTGGTGCCCGAGATCGCCGAACTCGGCCTGCTGGGTTCCTCGCTCCCCGAGAAGTACGGCTGCGCCGGCCTCAACGCCGTCAGCTACGGCCTGATCTGCCAGGAACTGGAGCGCGGCGACAGCGGCATCCGCAGCTTCGTCAGCGTGCAGTCCTCGCTGTGCATGTACCCGATCTATGCCTACGGCAGCGAAGAGCAGCGCGAGCGCTGGCTGCCGGGCATGGCCCGCGGCGAGATCATCGGCTGCTTCGGCCTGACCGAACCGCACGGCGGCTCCGACCCGGCCAACATGAAGACCCACGCGCGCAAGGACGGCGGCGACTGGATCCTCAACGGCTCCAAGATGTGGATCACCAACGGCAACCTGGCCGACATCGCCATCGTCTGGGCGCAGACCGACGAGGGCATCCAGGGCTTCGTGGTCGAGAAGGGCATGCCCGGTTTCGCCGCGCAGGAAATCAAGCACAAGATGTCGCTGCGCGCCTCGGTCACCAGCGCGCTGTACTTCGACAACGTGCGCGTGCCGGACGCCAACCGCCTGCCGAACGTGAAGGGCCTGAAGGGCCCGCTGGGCTGCCTCACCCAGGCCCGCTACGGCATCACCTGGGGCCCGATCGGCGCCGCCATCGCCTGCCTGGATGAAGCGCTGAACTACACCAAGGAACGCATCCTGTTCGACCGCCCGGTGGCGGCGACGCAGAGCGCGCAGATCAAGATGGCCGAGATGGCCCGCCGCATCACCCTGGCGCAGCTGCTGGTGCTGCAGCTCGGCCGCCTGAAGGACGCCGGCAACATGCAGCCGTCGCAGGTGTCGCTGGCGAAGTGGAACAACTGCCGCATCGCCATCGACATCGCGCGCGAATGCCGCGACCTGCTCGGCGGCGCGGGCATCACCACCGAACACGCGGCGATCCGCCACGCGCTGAACCTGGAATCGGTGATCACCTATGAAGGCACCGAGACGGTGCACCAGCTGGTGATCGGCCGCGAACTGACCGGCATCAACGCGTTCTGA
- a CDS encoding glycine zipper 2TM domain-containing protein, producing the protein MNKNMLAVALASLLVGGVAVAAYNSFRSNDSAANDFATANPAAAAGAEGDVAADTAIEGSKLEYADVVNVKELTEKKPLYATVIGSEPVKETSTTSKPREVCEDVVVQERAPERDGNVGGTVAGAIIGGLVGNQVGGGNGKKAATVAGAAAGGYIGNRVDRNHVGGKVTSRTERQCHTVSDTSTSSKTVAYNVTYRNPDGTTGTMRTGSKPGSQIRLGSENQVTGYDVTYRYNGQEQTVHMDEKPGNKLPVVNGEVVTQTASAAADNSQG; encoded by the coding sequence ATGAACAAGAACATGCTTGCAGTCGCCCTGGCTTCGCTGCTCGTCGGCGGCGTTGCAGTCGCCGCTTACAACAGCTTCCGCAGCAACGACAGTGCGGCCAATGATTTCGCCACGGCGAATCCGGCCGCTGCCGCGGGCGCCGAGGGCGATGTCGCTGCCGATACCGCGATCGAAGGCAGCAAGCTCGAGTACGCCGACGTGGTCAACGTCAAGGAGCTGACCGAGAAGAAGCCGCTGTACGCGACCGTCATCGGTTCGGAGCCGGTGAAGGAAACCAGCACGACGTCGAAGCCGCGCGAGGTCTGCGAAGACGTGGTCGTGCAGGAACGCGCGCCGGAACGCGACGGCAACGTCGGCGGTACCGTGGCGGGCGCCATCATCGGTGGCCTGGTCGGTAACCAGGTCGGTGGCGGCAACGGCAAGAAGGCCGCGACCGTCGCCGGTGCGGCTGCCGGTGGCTATATCGGCAACCGCGTCGACCGCAACCACGTCGGTGGCAAGGTGACCAGCCGTACCGAGCGCCAGTGCCACACCGTTTCGGACACCAGCACCTCGAGCAAGACGGTTGCCTACAACGTGACCTACCGCAATCCGGACGGCACGACCGGCACCATGCGCACGGGCAGCAAGCCGGGTAGCCAGATCCGCCTGGGCAGCGAAAACCAGGTGACCGGTTACGACGTGACCTACCGCTACAACGGCCAGGAGCAGACCGTCCACATGGATGAGAAGCCGGGCAACAAGCTGCCGGTGGTCAATGGCGAAGTCGTCACCCAGACGGCCTCGGCCGCGGCGGACAACAGCCAGGGCTGA
- the tcdA gene encoding tRNA cyclic N6-threonylcarbamoyladenosine(37) synthase TcdA has product MTTHALDPRWQERFGGIDRLYGKGALQRFAQARIAVVGMGGVGSWAVEALARSGIGHLCLIDADDLCVSNTNRQLPALQGQYGRNKVEAMAERCRAINPGIEVEAIPSFLTASNVETLLDRGFDLVLDACDSFRSKVELIAWCRRRKLPLVVCGSAGGRTDPTLVRVRDLSRTEHDAMMALIRKKLRSEFNFPKNKDRYFGISAIYSLENVQYPQPDGSVCGVRPSVSGEAALKLDCGAGLGAATHITGTFAFAMVGRALELLLKPRRDQVKG; this is encoded by the coding sequence ATGACCACACACGCTTTGGATCCCCGCTGGCAGGAGCGCTTCGGCGGCATCGACCGCCTCTACGGCAAGGGCGCTCTGCAGCGCTTCGCGCAGGCGCGTATCGCGGTGGTCGGCATGGGCGGGGTAGGGTCCTGGGCGGTGGAAGCGCTGGCACGCAGCGGCATCGGCCACCTGTGCCTGATCGACGCGGACGATCTCTGCGTCTCCAACACCAATCGCCAGTTGCCGGCCCTGCAGGGCCAGTACGGTCGCAACAAGGTCGAGGCGATGGCGGAGCGTTGCCGCGCCATCAATCCCGGCATCGAGGTCGAGGCGATTCCCAGCTTCCTCACCGCCAGCAACGTGGAGACGCTGCTGGATCGCGGCTTCGACCTGGTGCTGGATGCCTGCGACAGCTTCCGCAGCAAGGTCGAACTGATCGCCTGGTGCCGTCGGCGCAAGCTGCCGCTGGTCGTGTGCGGCTCCGCGGGTGGGCGCACCGATCCCACGCTGGTGCGCGTACGCGACCTGTCCCGCACCGAGCACGACGCGATGATGGCCTTGATCCGCAAGAAGTTGCGCAGCGAGTTCAATTTCCCCAAGAACAAGGACCGCTACTTCGGTATCTCCGCGATCTACTCGCTGGAGAACGTGCAGTACCCGCAGCCGGACGGCAGCGTGTGCGGCGTGCGGCCGTCGGTCAGTGGCGAAGCCGCGCTCAAGCTGGATTGTGGTGCCGGGTTGGGGGCGGCGACGCACATCACCGGTACGTTCGCGTTCGCGATGGTTGGGCGTGCGCTCGAATTGCTGCTGAAGCCGCGCCGCGATCAGGTCAAGGGCTGA
- a CDS encoding type IV pilin protein, which produces MRGFTLIELMMVVVVVAILAAIAVPSYEYATIKARRGAAQGCLTEQAQSLERYYTTHMTYTGAPAPTCEAGVSDHYAVAFVGTPGADYTLQIVPQGRQATAETKCGTMSIDHTGRKTGATADCWK; this is translated from the coding sequence ATGCGCGGATTCACGCTGATCGAACTGATGATGGTCGTCGTGGTGGTGGCGATCCTCGCGGCGATCGCGGTCCCCAGCTACGAGTACGCGACGATCAAGGCGCGTCGCGGTGCCGCGCAGGGCTGCCTGACCGAGCAGGCGCAGTCGCTGGAGCGCTATTACACGACGCACATGACCTACACGGGCGCCCCAGCACCGACCTGCGAGGCGGGCGTGTCCGATCATTACGCGGTCGCGTTCGTCGGCACGCCGGGGGCGGACTACACGCTGCAGATCGTTCCCCAGGGACGCCAGGCTACGGCCGAGACCAAGTGCGGCACGATGAGCATCGATCACACCGGCCGGAAAACCGGCGCGACGGCCGATTGCTGGAAATGA
- a CDS encoding glutathione S-transferase family protein, with the protein MAGAPPGGRRVITVYGFSPSGNCHKVRLLLEQTGRDYRWVEKRSDDGSTRTLEMLAKNPNGKVPFIELDDGRVLTESNAILHWLAEGTPFLPVDPWQKAQALSWMFFEQYSHEPYIAVARFICGWTSLDSPRRADLPRLRERGRQALAVMERHLSTNPWFTGDAYGIADIALHAYTGVADHGGISLDAYPAVRQWLQRVEATPGFVPMPGPDAAAQALIDQSR; encoded by the coding sequence ATGGCTGGCGCGCCGCCAGGAGGCCGTCGCGTGATCACCGTCTACGGGTTCTCGCCGTCGGGCAACTGCCACAAGGTGCGCCTGCTGCTGGAGCAGACCGGGCGCGACTACCGCTGGGTCGAGAAGCGCAGCGACGACGGTTCGACGCGCACGCTGGAGATGCTGGCGAAGAATCCCAACGGCAAGGTGCCTTTCATCGAGCTCGATGACGGCCGCGTGCTCACCGAATCCAATGCCATCCTGCACTGGCTCGCCGAGGGCACGCCGTTCCTGCCGGTGGATCCGTGGCAGAAGGCGCAGGCGTTGAGCTGGATGTTCTTCGAGCAGTACAGCCACGAGCCGTACATCGCCGTCGCGCGTTTCATCTGCGGCTGGACGTCGCTGGATTCGCCGCGCCGCGCCGACCTGCCGCGCCTGCGCGAACGCGGGCGGCAGGCACTGGCGGTGATGGAGCGCCACCTTTCCACGAACCCCTGGTTCACCGGTGATGCGTACGGCATCGCCGACATCGCGCTGCACGCCTATACCGGCGTCGCCGACCACGGCGGCATTTCCCTGGACGCCTATCCGGCGGTGCGGCAGTGGCTGCAGCGCGTGGAAGCAACGCCCGGCTTCGTGCCGATGCCCGGGCCGGATGCCGCCGCGCAGGCCCTGATCGACCAATCACGCTGA
- a CDS encoding TatD family hydrolase — protein sequence MALVDSHCHLDAAEFDGDRPAVIARARANGVTRQIVPAVDAAGWPKLRDICAADAGLFAAYGLHPMYLQSHRDEHLVQLRDWIEREHPVAVGECGLDYFVEGLDHELQSRYFTGQLELAREFDLPVIVHARRAVDAVIAAIRRVGRLRGVVHSFSGSPEQARQLWELGFMVGLGGPVTYDRANRLRQLAATIPIEHLLLETDAPDQPDAGIRGERNEPARLPEVLRVIAQLRGMEATDVAAATSANAERLFRLDQVALSARG from the coding sequence ATGGCGCTGGTCGACAGCCACTGCCACCTCGATGCCGCGGAATTCGATGGCGACCGCCCTGCGGTGATCGCGCGTGCGCGCGCAAACGGCGTGACCCGGCAGATCGTGCCTGCGGTCGACGCCGCGGGCTGGCCGAAGCTGCGCGATATCTGTGCCGCCGACGCAGGGTTGTTCGCTGCCTACGGCCTGCATCCCATGTATCTGCAGTCCCATCGCGACGAACACCTGGTGCAGCTGCGCGACTGGATCGAGCGCGAACACCCCGTCGCGGTGGGCGAATGCGGACTGGACTACTTCGTCGAAGGCCTCGACCACGAATTGCAGTCGCGCTATTTCACCGGCCAGCTCGAACTCGCACGCGAATTCGACCTGCCCGTCATCGTGCACGCCCGCCGTGCAGTCGACGCGGTGATCGCCGCGATCCGCCGGGTCGGCCGCCTGCGCGGTGTCGTCCACAGCTTTTCAGGCAGCCCCGAGCAGGCACGGCAGCTGTGGGAACTCGGCTTCATGGTCGGGCTGGGCGGTCCGGTGACCTACGACCGCGCCAACCGCCTGCGCCAGCTGGCCGCGACGATACCGATCGAGCACCTGCTGCTCGAAACCGATGCGCCCGACCAGCCCGACGCCGGCATCCGCGGCGAACGCAACGAACCGGCGCGGCTGCCTGAAGTCCTGCGCGTGATTGCGCAGCTACGTGGCATGGAGGCGACCGACGTTGCCGCTGCCACCAGCGCCAATGCGGAACGACTGTTCCGGTTGGATCAAGTCGCGTTGTCCGCGCGCGGATAA